TGAAAACCGATTGCCAAAGGTATTTCAGAGAAGGTAAGAGAAAGAGAACGATAATAACCCGTTTGTCATTCATGCACTCGATACTTTAATAGCTTGATTAGCCCCAATTAAGCGGGAAGGACGCATGGCAAGAAAACAGTTCCTTTGTTTTTTTGTCAACAGGAACATTATTTTTTCTTGACATGCTTTTTCATAGATGACTGGCCAGGTAGTCTTTCGTTAGGTAAGAATATGTTCGGTTTCATCCTTTGGATACTATAGTTTCTGAAAAATAATTTTTGGACAGCCTGTTTAGAGTCATATGCGTTACCTTAAGCAGTAAAATAAACCTTACCTTGATTGTAGAGGAATTTTCATTTCTCAGGTTGAACACGGACAAACCATCCCTGTTCAAGACATACTGGGACAGGGTTTGTCCGTACCACCCCAAATACTGCTTTAGAGATCTTAAGAATACACTTCAAGGAGTCCTGCACATGAACTCATCTCTATCTACAAGAGGTAAATTCCTCATATTCACTCTCTGTATTTCCCTCATACCTATAGCGATAATTACAACAATATACTTTCTGAATGCCAGAAGTACACTAAAGTATCAGATTCTTGAACAATTAAGAGCAGTTGCAGAATCAAAAAGGCTTCACATGCTATCCCTTATGGAAAGGATAAAGACACAGACCATAGATTTCAGCTCCGACGAATTCATAAGAAATTGCATGAGAAGGGCTCTTCGCGGAGGTTCCTTTTATCACGATGAGGCAATAAGATTAAACAAATATTTTTCTGAGAATAAGCAACTGCTTAACCAACATTTCATAGCAATAATCCTTGTAGATAAATATGGTAAGGTAATCTCGTCTACCAATCTGAATTTTATTGACAAAGATATGTCAAATAACGATATCTTTACTCAAGGAATAAGTAAAAGCGAAGGTAAAACTCATATTAAACTCCATTACCTCTCTTCCCTTAACACAAATTGTATATTAATTTCTACGCCCATTATTTCTCAACATAACGCAGGGTTGCTCGGTGTTATCATTAATGTCTATAACCTTAGATTCTTGAATGAAATTACAACCGACCGTGTCGGAATGGGGGAAACTGGTGAAGTGTATCTGGTTAATAGAGACAAGGTGATGCTGACCGAATCGAGATTTATAGAAGATGCATCACTGAAGCAGAAAGTAGATACAGAGCCTATTCGTGCCTTTGCGGAGAATAATGAAGAGATAGTTGGTATATATAAAGACTACAGGGGAATACCTGTTATTGGCGCCTCGATGATTATACCCGGATATAATTGGGTGCTTTTGGCAGAGATAGATGAAGCAGAGGCCTTTGCACCAGTAAGGATATTGGGTATTGTTACGCTGATCTTTGGAGTGGTTGTTGCTGCATTGGTTACCGGTGCGGGGGTTATTTTTACTATTTCAGTATCAGGGCCGATTAAGGATTTAAAGGATGCAGTAGAAAGATTTGCTGATGGAGACTTGAATTATCCGGAGAAGATACGTTGCAAGGGAGATATTGGCTTACTGGCCAGGAATTTTCATACAATTGCTGAAAGGCTCTTAAAGGAAATTGTTGAACGGAAACGGGTGGAAGAAATGCTGCAACACACCGACATAGAACTTCGCCAGGTATTGAGTTCGATTTCGGATTATATTTGGAGCGCTGAAGTTGATAAGAAAGGTACATTTACCTATCGTTATTACTCTCCCGTGGTGGAAAAGATCACCGGCCGGCCTCCGGAATTTTATGTACGGGGGCCAGAGCACTGGTTGGGTACTCTACATCCTGAGGATCGAACCAGGCTGGAAAATGCATTAATTCGCATTTCAGTGGGCAAGTCAGCTCTTGAAGAAGAGGAGTACCGGATTATTAAGCCGGATGGAACGATTCGCTGGGTGCGTGATAGTATCGTTGCGAAGAAAGGGGAGAATGAATCTATCCATCTGCATGGTGTGGTATCCGATATTACCGAGTACAAACGGGCGGAGGAATCGTTGCGGAAAAGTAAAGCCGGTTTTGCGAATGCGCAACGAATAGCTCATCTGGGAAACTGGGAATGGGATATCAGGGAAGATAAGCTGTATTGGTCGGATGAGCTTTATCGTATCTTTGGTTTGTCTCCGGATACGTTTACTCCGACTTACAGGGTGTTCCTGAGTTTTGTTCATGGAGACGACAGAGAGTCTGTGAAAAAATCTCTTCGTGAATCTATCTGTAAGAGAAAGCCTTATACTAATAATCTCCGTATTATTTTACCAAACGGCCGGATACGCATCATTCATGTACAGACTGAGATCATAAGTAATCAGAGAGGCAAGGTGGTTAAAATGAATGGAACGGTTCAAGATATTACTGAATTTAAGCGCATAGAAGATGAACTGAGAGTGCTGAATGAATCTTTAGAGCAACGGGTGGCAGAGCGGACTACGGAACTCATGAAGGTAAATGAGGAATTACGGAAAGAGATTGCAGAGCGAAGACAGGCAGAGGAGGCATTGCGTACAAATGAAAGTAAGTATCGTTTGCTCTTAGAGAACCTGCCACAAAAGATATTTTACAAGGATAAAAATTCAGTATATGTGTCTTGTAATCAAAATTACGCTGCGGATCTATCGATAAAATCGGATGAGATTAGAGGAAAAACGGATTATGATTTCTATCCCGGGGCAATAGCTGAAAAATACCGGGCGGATGATAAAAGGATTATGAAATCAGGGCGAACAGAGGAAATAGAAG
The genomic region above belongs to Candidatus Jettenia caeni and contains:
- a CDS encoding two-component sensor kinase, whose amino-acid sequence is MNSSLSTRGKFLIFTLCISLIPIAIITTIYFLNARSTLKYQILEQLRAVAESKRLHMLSLMERIKTQTIDFSSDEFIRNCMRRALRGGSFYHDEAIRLNKYFSENKQLLNQHFIAIILVDKYGKVISSTNLNFIDKDMSNNDIFTQGISKSEGKTHIKLHYLSSLNTNCILISTPIISQHNAGLLGVIINVYNLRFLNEITTDRVGMGETGEVYLVNRDKVMLTESRFIEDASLKQKVDTEPIRAFAENNEEIVGIYKDYRGIPVIGASMIIPGYNWVLLAEIDEAEAFAPVRILGIVTLIFGVVVAALVTGAGVIFTISVSGPIKDLKDAVERFADGDLNYPEKIRCKGDIGLLARNFHTIAERLLKEIVERKRVEEMLQHTDIELRQVLSSISDYIWSAEVDKKGTFTYRYYSPVVEKITGRPPEFYVRGPEHWLGTLHPEDRTRLENALIRISVGKSALEEEEYRIIKPDGTIRWVRDSIVAKKGENESIHLHGVVSDITEYKRAEESLRKSKAGFANAQRIAHLGNWEWDIREDKLYWSDELYRIFGLSPDTFTPTYRVFLSFVHGDDRESVKKSLRESICKRKPYTNNLRIILPNGRIRIIHVQTEIISNQRGKVVKMNGTVQDITEFKRIEDELRVLNESLEQRVAERTTELMKVNEELRKEIAERRQAEEALRTNESKYRLLLENLPQKIFYKDKNSVYVSCNQNYAADLSIKSDEIRGKTDYDFYPGAIAEKYRADDKRIMKSGRTEEIEENYIKDGRECIVHTVKTPVKDEKGTVVGILGIFWEKK